From the genome of Rathayibacter sp. VKM Ac-2804:
TCTCGGCGCGAGTGCTGGTGCTGCGCGACATCGACGACGCCGGCTGGGCGTTCTCGACCCACGCCTCCAGCCCCAAGGGGCGGGCGATGGCGGCGAACCCGCACGCCGCGCTGACCTTCTTCTGGCCGGTGCAGGGCCGGCAGGTCCGGGTGGAGGGCCGCGTCGAGCGCGCCTCCGCCGAGGAGTCGAAGAAGGACTTCGAGCGGCGCTCGGAGGCCGCGCGCACGGCCCTGCTGGTCGGCCGGCAGAGCGAGCCGATGAAGCGCGCCGAGGACTTCGACCTGGTGACGCTGCAGACCGGCGTCGCCGTCGCCTGCTCCCCGGCGACGCTCGACCGCGACTGGGCCGTCTACCGCGTCGTGCCCGAGCGGATCGAGTTCTGGCAGGGCTCGACCAGGGCGGAGCAGGACCACACCCGCCTGCTCTACCGCGCACCCGCTGCCGGAACGACGGAGGCGGGCGGCTCCCCGTGGGAGCGCACCCGCCTCTGGCCGTGACGGCGCGGCCCTCGGGCCGCCGCCGCCCTACTTCTTGGGGCTGAGCTGCTCGATGATCGCCTGCGCGACGTCGTGCATGGTGAGGCGGCGGTCCATCGACGCCTTCTGGATCCAGCGGAAGGCCTCGGGCTCGGAGAGGCCCATCTTCTCGTTGAGCAGGCCCTTGGCCCGGTCGACGAGCTTGCGGGTCTCGAAGCGCTCGACCATGTCGGCGACCTCGGCCTCGAGGGTGAGGATCTGCGCGTAGCGGGAGAGGGCGATCTCGATCGCCGGCAGCAGGTCGTTCGGCGTGAACGGCTTGACCACGTAGGCCAGCGCGCCGGCCTCGCTCGCGCGCTCGACCAGCTCCTTCTGACTGAAGGCGGTCAGCAGGACGACGGGGGCGATGTGCGCCTTCGAGAGGCGCTCAGCGGCGGAGATGCCGTCGAGCTGGGGCATCTTCACGTCCATGATCACCAGATCGGGGCGCAGCTCGGTGGCGAGGGCCACGGCCGTCTCGCCGTCGCCCGCCTCACCGACGACCTCGAAGCCGTTGTCGCGGAGGATCTCCACGATGTCCATGCGGATGAGCGATTCGTCCTCTGCGACGACGACCCGACGGGGTGCGGTCTGCGGAGTTTCCTGGTCTGTCACGCCGAAGAGCCTACGGTATTCTCGACAGGCTCGTGATGAGCCGGTGTGGCGGAATGGCAGACGCGGGGCACTCAAAATGCTCTGTCCGAGAGGGCTTGTGGGTTCGAGTCCCACCACCGGTACCGCAGGCGCCCCGCGCGCGTCGCCGCTTCGCTAGCGTCGTCGGATGGATGACGCCTCGGCGGCCTGGCCGCTCTTCTCCCTCGTGCTGCGCACGCCGCGCCTCGAGCTGCACCCCGTCCGCGACGAGGATCTGCCCGC
Proteins encoded in this window:
- a CDS encoding pyridoxal 5'-phosphate synthase; this translates as MTFRDLLRSLPSMPSELPDFEVEAAPADPVELFGQWLEAAKDAGQLLPHGATLSTADADGTVSARVLVLRDIDDAGWAFSTHASSPKGRAMAANPHAALTFFWPVQGRQVRVEGRVERASAEESKKDFERRSEAARTALLVGRQSEPMKRAEDFDLVTLQTGVAVACSPATLDRDWAVYRVVPERIEFWQGSTRAEQDHTRLLYRAPAAGTTEAGGSPWERTRLWP
- a CDS encoding response regulator yields the protein MTDQETPQTAPRRVVVAEDESLIRMDIVEILRDNGFEVVGEAGDGETAVALATELRPDLVIMDVKMPQLDGISAAERLSKAHIAPVVLLTAFSQKELVERASEAGALAYVVKPFTPNDLLPAIEIALSRYAQILTLEAEVADMVERFETRKLVDRAKGLLNEKMGLSEPEAFRWIQKASMDRRLTMHDVAQAIIEQLSPKK